In Vibrio hippocampi, a single genomic region encodes these proteins:
- the pheT gene encoding phenylalanine--tRNA ligase subunit beta — protein MKFSESWLREWVNPAVSTDELTHQITMAGLEVDDVLPVAGSFTGVKVGKVVECGQHPDADKLRVTKVDVGAEELLDIVCGASNCRLGIKVAVATVGAVLPGDFKIKKAKLRGQPSHGMLCSFSELGIDVESDGILELAEDAVIGTDFREFLGLDDVTVDVDLTANRADCFSIRGLAREVGVLNRADVTEPSVATVATSIQDTVSIEVKAPAACPRYLGRVVKNVNVQAETPLWMQEKLRRCGIRSIDPVVDITNYVLLEQGQPMHAFDLAKIEGGIVVRLAEQGEKLTLLDGNEAELNAETLVVADHNKALAIAGIFGGEESGVTTETKDVLLECAFFAPDHIRGRARNYGLHTDSSMRFERGVDFALQASAMERATQLLVDICGGDVAPVVGVESDADLPKANTVELRRIKLDSLLGHHIADSDVVEILERLGLTVEATVSENGEAGWSATAPTWRFDIAIEQDLIEEVGRIYGYDNIPNQHPIAALKMHNHVEAALPLKRVRNLLVDRGYQEAITYSFVEPEQQKLVVPEVEPLILPFPISADMSAMRLGLIQGLLNTVVHNQKRQQSRVRLFEYGLRFIPCESAENGMRQEPMLAGVIAGTRSDEHWDIETNTVDFFDLKGDLEAILELSANEKAYSFTACQHPALHPGQSAAIVVDGEPVGVIGTVHPELERKFGLNGRTIVFEIEWSAINSKVIPEAVQLSKFPANRRDIAVVVDEDVASGDIVNACLEQGGEFLKDAKLFDVYVGKGVEEGKKSLAIALTLQSLERTLEDADIAGAVDAIVEAISEQFGATLRD, from the coding sequence ATGAAATTTAGCGAATCATGGCTTCGTGAGTGGGTAAACCCTGCGGTATCGACTGACGAACTTACCCATCAAATCACAATGGCTGGTCTAGAGGTTGACGATGTTCTTCCTGTAGCGGGTTCATTTACTGGCGTTAAAGTCGGTAAAGTGGTTGAGTGTGGTCAACACCCAGACGCAGACAAACTACGTGTGACTAAAGTAGATGTTGGCGCTGAAGAACTCCTCGACATCGTTTGTGGCGCATCGAACTGCCGCCTTGGCATCAAGGTTGCGGTAGCAACGGTTGGCGCAGTATTACCAGGCGATTTCAAAATCAAAAAAGCAAAACTACGTGGTCAACCATCACACGGTATGCTTTGCTCATTCTCTGAGCTAGGCATCGACGTAGAATCAGACGGTATCCTTGAGCTTGCAGAAGATGCCGTTATCGGCACTGATTTCCGCGAATTCTTGGGTCTTGACGACGTTACCGTAGACGTTGACTTAACAGCAAACCGTGCGGACTGTTTCAGCATCCGTGGTCTTGCTCGTGAAGTGGGCGTACTTAATCGTGCCGACGTGACTGAGCCATCAGTAGCTACGGTGGCAACTTCAATTCAAGACACTGTGTCTATCGAAGTGAAAGCACCTGCTGCATGTCCTCGTTACCTTGGTCGTGTGGTTAAGAACGTTAACGTTCAAGCTGAAACCCCACTGTGGATGCAAGAAAAGCTGCGTCGTTGTGGTATTCGTTCCATCGACCCTGTCGTTGACATCACTAACTACGTGCTTCTAGAGCAAGGTCAACCGATGCACGCGTTCGATCTCGCGAAGATCGAAGGTGGTATCGTGGTTCGTCTAGCCGAGCAGGGCGAAAAGCTGACGCTTCTAGACGGTAACGAAGCAGAACTTAACGCAGAGACTCTCGTCGTCGCTGACCACAATAAAGCACTCGCCATCGCGGGTATCTTTGGTGGTGAAGAGTCTGGTGTAACCACTGAGACTAAAGACGTGCTACTTGAGTGTGCGTTCTTCGCACCGGATCATATCCGTGGTCGCGCGCGTAACTACGGTCTGCATACAGATTCTTCAATGCGTTTTGAGCGTGGTGTGGATTTCGCACTGCAAGCAAGCGCTATGGAGCGTGCAACTCAGCTTCTGGTTGATATTTGTGGTGGTGACGTTGCACCTGTCGTTGGCGTTGAGTCAGACGCCGATCTACCTAAAGCGAATACCGTAGAACTGCGTCGTATCAAGCTAGATAGCTTACTGGGTCATCACATCGCAGACAGCGACGTGGTTGAGATCCTTGAGCGCTTAGGTCTAACGGTAGAAGCGACGGTTTCTGAGAACGGCGAGGCTGGTTGGTCAGCAACGGCGCCAACATGGCGTTTTGATATTGCGATCGAGCAAGACCTAATTGAAGAAGTCGGTCGTATCTATGGCTACGATAACATTCCAAACCAGCACCCAATTGCTGCGCTGAAAATGCACAATCATGTAGAAGCGGCTCTTCCACTTAAGCGTGTCCGTAACCTGCTGGTTGACCGTGGTTACCAAGAAGCGATCACCTACAGTTTCGTCGAACCAGAGCAACAAAAGTTGGTGGTTCCAGAAGTTGAGCCGTTAATCCTGCCATTCCCAATCTCTGCGGATATGTCAGCAATGCGTCTAGGTCTGATTCAGGGTCTATTGAACACGGTTGTTCACAACCAAAAGCGTCAGCAGTCACGTGTTCGTCTATTTGAATACGGTCTACGTTTTATTCCATGTGAATCAGCAGAAAACGGTATGCGTCAAGAGCCAATGCTTGCTGGTGTGATTGCCGGTACACGTAGTGATGAGCATTGGGATATCGAAACCAATACGGTTGATTTCTTTGATTTGAAAGGCGATCTAGAAGCGATTCTTGAGCTTTCTGCCAACGAAAAAGCGTACTCATTCACCGCTTGTCAGCACCCAGCACTGCATCCAGGTCAATCTGCTGCCATCGTTGTTGATGGAGAACCTGTTGGTGTCATCGGTACGGTTCACCCAGAACTTGAACGCAAGTTTGGTCTAAACGGCCGTACTATCGTGTTTGAGATTGAGTGGTCTGCGATTAACAGCAAGGTAATTCCAGAAGCGGTACAGCTTTCTAAGTTCCCTGCAAACCGTCGTGATATCGCGGTGGTTGTTGATGAAGACGTTGCCTCAGGCGATATCGTTAACGCCTGTCTAGAGCAGGGCGGTGAGTTCCTAAAAGACGCGAAACTGTTTGATGTCTACGTGGGTAAAGGCGTAGAAGAAGGTAAGAAGAGTCTTGCGATTGCACTGACCCTTCAATCTCTTGAGAGAACCCTAGAAGATGCAGATATCGCGGGCGCGGTTGACGCTATCGTAGAGGCAATTTCTGAGCAGTTTGGTGCGACTCTGCGAGACTAA
- a CDS encoding NAD(P)H-dependent oxidoreductase, with protein sequence MPDNSKRVLVLYAHPSQRRSEVNAPMFADACEIEGVTAVDLYHEYPTFNINIDREQQRLLDHDVIIFQFPLYWYSTPSILKEWQDLVLEYGFAYGNDGTALHGKTFICALSAGGKADAYQTDGYNHFTIRELLQPLEQMAAMTGLIYLPPFTLFGSRTAKEDHRIAQHRSQWKQLLQQLVADEIDLDKAQPLAKLNHYWRQQEQEVTR encoded by the coding sequence ATGCCTGACAATAGCAAACGAGTTTTGGTCCTCTATGCCCATCCATCGCAACGACGTTCGGAGGTCAATGCGCCCATGTTTGCCGATGCGTGTGAGATAGAAGGCGTCACTGCCGTCGATCTTTACCACGAATATCCCACGTTCAATATCAACATTGACCGGGAACAACAACGTTTGCTCGACCATGATGTGATTATTTTTCAATTTCCTCTTTATTGGTATTCGACTCCATCGATATTAAAAGAGTGGCAAGATCTGGTTCTTGAATATGGTTTTGCATACGGGAACGATGGCACCGCTCTGCATGGTAAAACCTTTATCTGTGCCCTCTCTGCAGGAGGCAAGGCGGATGCTTATCAAACCGATGGCTATAATCACTTCACCATTCGTGAGTTATTACAACCTCTTGAGCAGATGGCAGCGATGACCGGACTGATCTATCTACCGCCTTTCACTCTGTTTGGCTCTCGTACTGCAAAAGAAGACCACCGAATTGCTCAGCATCGTTCCCAATGGAAACAGTTACTCCAACAACTCGTCGCCGATGAAATAGATCTCGATAAAGCTCAGCCTCTGGCTAAGCTCAATCACTATTGGCGACAGCAAGAACAAGAGGTAACCCGATGA
- the ihfA gene encoding integration host factor subunit alpha, with translation MALTKADLAENLFEKLGFSKRDAKETVEVFFEEVRKSLESGEQVKLSGFGNFDLRDKNERPGRNPKTGEDIPISARRVVTFRPGQKLKARVENIKVD, from the coding sequence ATGGCGCTCACAAAGGCCGATCTGGCTGAGAACCTATTTGAGAAACTCGGATTCAGTAAACGGGATGCCAAGGAAACGGTAGAAGTATTTTTTGAGGAAGTCAGAAAATCACTCGAAAGTGGCGAACAGGTGAAACTGTCGGGTTTTGGTAATTTTGATCTACGGGACAAAAATGAACGTCCTGGCAGAAATCCCAAAACTGGAGAAGATATTCCAATTTCTGCTCGTCGCGTCGTTACATTCCGTCCTGGCCAGAAACTAAAAGCAAGAGTTGAAAACATCAAAGTAGACTGA
- the pheS gene encoding phenylalanine--tRNA ligase subunit alpha encodes MQHLEEIIANAGTAIDAADSLVALDEVRVQYLGKKGELTAQLQSLGKLPPEERRTAGQEINKAKGVVQQAIAARKDALQRAELEAKLAAETVDVTLPGRRIENGGLHPVTRTVERIEQFFGELGFNTESGPEIEDAFHNFDALNIAEDHPARTDHDTFFFNPDLMLRTHTSGVQIRTMENGKPPFRFIAPGRVYRNDYDQTHTPMFHQVEGMLVDENVNFAQLKGILHDFLCNFFEEEVEVRFRPSYFPFTEPSAEVDVKGKNGKWLEVLGCGMVHPNVLRSVGIDPEKYSGFAFGMGVERLTMLRYGVNDLRAFFENDLRFLKQFK; translated from the coding sequence ATGCAACATCTAGAAGAGATTATTGCTAACGCTGGTACTGCGATTGACGCCGCAGACTCGTTAGTTGCACTCGATGAAGTGCGAGTTCAGTATCTAGGTAAAAAAGGTGAGCTAACGGCTCAGCTTCAAAGCCTAGGTAAACTACCACCAGAAGAGCGCCGCACTGCGGGTCAAGAGATCAACAAAGCAAAAGGCGTTGTTCAACAAGCGATTGCAGCACGTAAAGATGCATTGCAACGTGCAGAACTGGAAGCCAAACTTGCTGCGGAAACCGTTGATGTTACGCTACCAGGTCGTCGTATCGAGAACGGTGGCCTACACCCGGTGACTCGTACTGTCGAGCGTATTGAACAGTTCTTTGGTGAGTTGGGCTTTAACACCGAATCTGGTCCAGAGATCGAAGATGCATTCCACAACTTTGATGCCCTAAACATCGCAGAAGATCACCCTGCGCGTACGGATCACGATACGTTCTTCTTTAATCCTGATCTTATGTTGCGTACTCACACCTCTGGTGTGCAGATCCGTACGATGGAAAATGGCAAACCGCCGTTCCGCTTTATCGCACCGGGCCGTGTTTACCGTAACGACTACGACCAAACACACACGCCAATGTTCCACCAAGTGGAAGGCATGCTCGTTGACGAAAACGTCAACTTTGCACAGCTAAAGGGCATTTTGCACGACTTCCTATGTAACTTCTTTGAAGAAGAAGTTGAAGTGCGTTTCCGTCCTTCTTACTTCCCATTCACTGAGCCTTCAGCAGAAGTGGACGTGAAAGGCAAAAACGGCAAATGGCTGGAAGTTCTAGGTTGTGGCATGGTTCACCCGAACGTACTTCGCAGCGTTGGCATCGACCCTGAGAAATACTCTGGTTTCGCATTTGGTATGGGTGTAGAGCGTCTAACTATGCTTCGTTACGGCGTAAACGACCTACGTGCGTTCTTCGAGAACGATCTTCGTTTCCTAAAACAGTTCAAGTAA
- a CDS encoding MATE family efflux transporter, translating to MTLPMVLGVMSLMSFQLVDSAFIGQLGVLPLAAQGFTLPMQMVIIGLQVGLGIATTAIISRALGSQQDRYAKQLGGLILLFGSIGIAVISVLIWLIRHPILLLLSAPESVYPVIDSYWPYWLLSSWVGAVLYFYYSVCRANGNTVLPGMMMVVTSIINLILDPLFIFTFDLGINGAAIATIIAFALGIVVVAPKVVSKQWASFDWADLDVAASINALWKVMAPAMVSQLLPPLSSMLATKLLATFGTAAVAAWALGSRYEFFAIVTVLALTMSMPPMVGKLLGAKNINDIKKLVNIAVVYILGFQTLVAIATMIFATPLSGLMASEVNVSSILNYHLWIVPFSLGPLGVCMLMVSISNALGKAKTALVISTLRLFLFFLPCLWLGSQFGGIEGLFIGALVGNILAGTSAWFTYRYSLQQLEAKLAAQPQ from the coding sequence ATGACACTCCCCATGGTATTGGGCGTGATGTCACTTATGAGCTTTCAATTAGTCGACAGTGCCTTTATCGGTCAACTTGGTGTACTTCCGCTGGCGGCGCAGGGTTTTACCTTGCCGATGCAAATGGTGATTATTGGTCTACAAGTGGGTTTAGGTATCGCCACCACGGCTATCATATCTCGCGCTTTAGGGTCGCAACAAGATCGATACGCCAAACAACTCGGGGGATTGATTTTGCTGTTTGGTAGCATTGGTATTGCGGTCATCAGCGTCTTAATCTGGTTAATCCGCCATCCCATTTTACTGCTGCTTAGCGCACCGGAATCCGTTTACCCGGTTATTGATAGTTACTGGCCTTATTGGCTATTGAGCTCTTGGGTCGGTGCGGTTCTCTATTTTTATTACAGTGTCTGTCGTGCCAACGGTAATACCGTCTTACCGGGAATGATGATGGTGGTCACCAGCATCATTAACCTAATCCTCGATCCATTGTTTATTTTTACTTTCGACTTAGGAATCAATGGTGCCGCCATCGCGACGATTATTGCCTTCGCTTTAGGGATTGTCGTCGTCGCGCCCAAAGTGGTCTCGAAACAGTGGGCATCATTCGATTGGGCGGATTTGGATGTCGCTGCCAGCATAAACGCGTTGTGGAAAGTGATGGCACCGGCGATGGTGAGTCAACTGCTTCCTCCGCTCTCATCCATGCTCGCGACCAAACTATTAGCAACGTTTGGCACCGCTGCCGTGGCAGCTTGGGCGCTAGGGTCTCGCTATGAATTTTTTGCCATCGTAACCGTACTAGCATTAACCATGTCGATGCCACCGATGGTTGGTAAACTCCTTGGTGCCAAAAATATCAACGACATCAAGAAACTGGTCAACATTGCCGTGGTTTACATCCTTGGCTTCCAAACACTGGTCGCCATCGCAACCATGATATTTGCCACACCGCTGTCAGGTTTGATGGCCAGTGAAGTGAACGTGTCGAGCATCCTTAATTATCACCTGTGGATCGTGCCGTTCAGTTTAGGACCTCTTGGTGTGTGTATGCTGATGGTGTCGATTTCAAACGCTTTAGGTAAGGCGAAAACAGCGCTGGTTATTTCGACACTTCGGCTGTTTTTATTCTTCTTACCTTGCTTATGGCTAGGCTCACAATTTGGCGGCATTGAAGGACTGTTTATTGGGGCTTTAGTCGGTAATATTCTTGCTGGAACCAGCGCATGGTTTACCTACCGCTACTCACTGCAACAACTTGAAGCGAAATTAGCGGCACAACCGCAGTAA
- a CDS encoding monovalent cation:proton antiporter-2 (CPA2) family protein: MTAYFLQAFIYLVAAVIAVPIAKRLGLGSVLGYLIAGVVIGPIIGLVGEETTTIQHFAEFGVVMMLFLVGLELEPKMLWGMRHKLIGLGGIQVGGTAAAVMGIALAFDQTWTIALTIGLIFALSSTAIVLQTFQEKGLSKTEGGKSAFSVLLFQDIAVIPMLAFIPLLALPELVEQAQNAVGQAADHHDELSLVAGLPGWAYGLVITLSIAVVVVGGHFLSRPLFRFVASSGLREIFTATALMLVIGIAALMSLVGLSPALGTFLAGVVLANSEFRHELESNIDPFKGLLLGLFFITVGAGINFGILFADFFVIIGLTVGVMLLKAAVLFILAIIFRVKYSDRWLFALSLAQAGEFGFVLLSFSVQNHVLPTDIAQTLSLVVALSMFLTPGLFILFDKVILPRYEKQSNDRESDSIEEQGTVLIAGIGRFGQIVNRLLVTNDVHTVVLDVRAEQVDLMRAIGTKAYFGDATKPDMLHTAGIEQAKLFVVAIDNREGGVELVKYVKHTYPHVKILARAFDRGHNYQLKQAGADYIESETYHSALELGAQTMKCLGHHPFFVERQKTVFKNIEDRQSGALYQAWSKGSEEERFDNNYRKLFVELEALIEEAMKQDRNDRHSRERGWTPPPKGYADKFVDKED, translated from the coding sequence ATGACCGCTTATTTTCTACAAGCTTTTATCTATTTAGTCGCGGCGGTTATTGCAGTTCCCATTGCGAAGCGTCTTGGCTTAGGTTCCGTACTGGGCTATTTAATCGCCGGCGTGGTGATTGGTCCCATTATTGGCTTGGTGGGTGAAGAAACCACAACGATCCAGCACTTTGCTGAGTTTGGCGTGGTGATGATGTTGTTCTTGGTTGGCTTAGAACTCGAACCAAAAATGTTGTGGGGGATGCGCCATAAATTGATTGGCTTAGGGGGCATTCAAGTCGGCGGAACCGCCGCTGCAGTCATGGGGATTGCGCTGGCTTTCGATCAAACATGGACCATCGCCTTAACCATTGGCTTAATTTTCGCGCTCTCCTCAACCGCAATCGTACTGCAAACCTTCCAAGAAAAAGGGCTCTCTAAAACGGAAGGTGGTAAAAGTGCGTTCTCGGTACTGCTATTTCAAGATATTGCCGTCATACCTATGTTGGCCTTTATTCCACTGCTGGCGCTACCGGAGTTAGTCGAACAAGCTCAGAATGCGGTGGGTCAAGCAGCCGATCATCATGACGAACTTAGCCTAGTCGCCGGCTTACCCGGTTGGGCGTATGGCTTAGTGATCACCCTCTCTATTGCTGTTGTCGTTGTCGGCGGACATTTTTTGAGTCGTCCGTTATTCCGCTTTGTCGCTTCTTCTGGCTTACGTGAGATCTTCACCGCCACCGCGTTAATGCTGGTTATCGGTATCGCCGCCTTGATGAGCCTTGTCGGTCTATCGCCAGCGCTGGGGACTTTCCTTGCCGGTGTTGTTCTTGCGAACAGTGAGTTTAGGCATGAATTAGAATCCAATATCGACCCATTCAAGGGCTTATTGTTGGGTCTATTCTTTATCACGGTTGGCGCTGGAATTAACTTTGGTATTTTGTTTGCTGACTTCTTTGTCATTATTGGCCTGACTGTTGGTGTGATGCTGCTTAAAGCAGCCGTGCTATTTATCTTGGCGATCATATTTAGAGTCAAATACAGTGACCGCTGGTTGTTCGCCTTGAGCTTAGCGCAAGCCGGCGAATTTGGTTTTGTGCTGTTGAGCTTCTCGGTTCAAAACCATGTACTGCCAACCGATATTGCGCAGACGCTTTCACTGGTGGTGGCGCTATCGATGTTCCTCACTCCGGGGTTATTTATCCTGTTCGATAAGGTCATTTTGCCGCGCTATGAAAAACAGTCTAACGATCGTGAATCAGACAGCATTGAAGAGCAAGGTACGGTACTGATCGCCGGTATTGGTCGTTTCGGTCAGATTGTTAACCGTCTACTGGTCACCAATGATGTTCATACTGTGGTGTTAGATGTGCGTGCTGAGCAAGTTGACTTGATGCGCGCGATTGGAACCAAGGCGTATTTCGGTGACGCAACTAAGCCTGACATGCTGCATACCGCGGGTATAGAACAAGCGAAACTGTTCGTTGTCGCGATTGATAACCGAGAAGGCGGCGTCGAATTAGTCAAGTATGTCAAACACACCTACCCTCATGTGAAGATATTGGCACGCGCTTTCGACCGTGGTCACAACTACCAATTGAAGCAAGCGGGGGCTGACTATATTGAGTCCGAAACCTACCACTCCGCCCTAGAGCTTGGCGCACAGACAATGAAATGTCTTGGTCATCATCCATTCTTCGTAGAACGCCAAAAAACCGTGTTCAAAAATATCGAAGATCGCCAATCTGGCGCGTTATACCAAGCTTGGTCAAAAGGCTCTGAAGAGGAGCGATTTGATAACAACTATCGTAAGTTATTCGTTGAGTTGGAAGCGTTGATCGAAGAGGCTATGAAACAAGACCGAAATGATAGGCACTCGCGCGAACGTGGATGGACACCACCACCTAAAGGTTACGCCGATAAATTTGTTGATAAAGAGGACTAA
- a CDS encoding endonuclease III domain-containing protein, whose translation MPMSHHQAAVLIQRTFERLESHYGLYQWWPETDPYQVILGAILVQNTNWRNAEKALETLGHDANPLYIERIDINTLAQAIRSSGYYNQKAKKLKAVTQWFANYQYQIERVRDQSFTHLRNELLTIKGVGGETADVILTYAIGKPSFVIDAYARRLLSRVGLDVPKSYEAFRSLMQSALQGNEVKYGYYHGVIVDHGQQFCRKTPECSDCPLSHFCRKVGV comes from the coding sequence TTGCCAATGTCTCACCATCAAGCAGCTGTACTTATTCAACGTACCTTTGAGCGTTTAGAGTCTCATTACGGGTTGTATCAATGGTGGCCAGAAACCGATCCGTACCAAGTCATCTTGGGCGCGATCTTGGTTCAAAACACTAATTGGCGAAATGCTGAAAAAGCCCTCGAAACCTTGGGTCACGATGCCAACCCCCTTTATATTGAACGGATTGATATCAATACTCTAGCGCAAGCTATTCGTTCCAGCGGTTACTACAACCAAAAAGCGAAGAAGCTCAAAGCGGTGACTCAGTGGTTTGCCAATTATCAATATCAAATTGAGCGTGTGCGTGACCAATCATTTACGCATTTAAGGAATGAGCTACTGACGATAAAAGGCGTAGGCGGTGAGACAGCCGATGTGATTTTGACTTACGCCATAGGCAAACCGTCATTTGTTATTGATGCCTATGCGCGGAGGTTGTTGTCTCGGGTGGGACTGGATGTACCGAAAAGCTATGAGGCGTTTCGCTCCCTTATGCAAAGTGCGCTGCAAGGAAATGAAGTGAAGTATGGCTACTATCATGGTGTGATTGTCGATCATGGGCAACAGTTCTGCCGTAAAACCCCAGAGTGCAGCGACTGCCCACTGTCACATTTTTGCCGGAAAGTGGGCGTTTAA